The following proteins are encoded in a genomic region of Triticum dicoccoides isolate Atlit2015 ecotype Zavitan chromosome 1B, WEW_v2.0, whole genome shotgun sequence:
- the LOC119324952 gene encoding uncharacterized protein LOC119324952: protein MYVLLADILTCSFLWINRGGSKLVEANFPGKKGSLKLDEWVLCRLYNKNNWEKVKVEQTWLWRHGLDARQPRPLRVVYRPAAAVDPLSILWPMASAGGSFVVALVVCFLVGTNPRWHFCIVAMPQKLTVCIKQIMTSASFQTNQRVNR, encoded by the exons ATGTATGTACTGTTGGCTGACATACTTACGTGTTCTTTTTTGTGGATTAACAGAGGAGGAAGCAAACTTGTTGAAGCAAACTTTCCCGGCAAGAAGGGATCCCTCAAG TTGGACGAATGGGTGTTGTGCCGGTTGTACAACAAGAACAACTGGGAGAAGGTCAAGGTGGAGCAGACATGGCTGTGGAGGCATGGCCTGGACGCTCGTCAACCTCGGCCACTTCGTG TGGTGTACAGACCAGCAGCCGCCGTAGATCCTCTCTCCATACTGTGGCCTATGGCGTCCGCCGGTGGATCCTTCGTTGTGGCGCTCGTCGTGTGCTTCCTCGTGGGCACCAACCCACGGTGGCACTTCTGTATCGTCGCCATGCCACAGAAGCT AACTGTGTGTATCAAACAaatcatgacatctgcttcatttcaaACAAATCAACGAGTCAATAGATGA
- the LOC119324924 gene encoding nucleolar MIF4G domain-containing protein 1-like translates to MTGKEEQKSRKEKRKEARSEKHKLRFLSWVQHQGGKNKKTAVVSMEPSPAEEVKPKKEPKKRRREPEDSHKSKSKFQEYLEMEMGGAAVGREEDLEMERKLAKKLRLKKGKLGGPDDGMDDLFADLGFCGDYGSDGETKDTKPEKKKRSRKNKNLKDDAMEEGSGKVVDDSKVDKKKKKRKNKKVKDDASEEPDGGGVEMSEESDVSVHESEDEELNAVETPPASKAKYVPPSLRAISSSESEEISLLRRRVRGLLNRLSESNVESITQEVAAIFRSVPRGVGCQLIGDEVLASCSRGPRGNEQYAAVFAAFIAGMTCLVGMDFSAKILSSLAKSFEDEYSKDDGLSVRNLMLLFSYLCIFDVIACDLVYDLLSVLSERLTELDVSTVLTILQCCGMKLRGDDPGAMKDFVLSIQNSVRQSKLRSAGREDGKADLHSKRMEFMLETICDIKNNKKRSKEDPSQHTRVKKWLQKLKSEDILLRGLKWSKLLDPEKKGQWWLSGDVSSTLGNVEDVAAVISKEVVEAQKLVQLAASQRMNTDIRRAIFCIIMSAEDYVDAFDKILRLDLSGKQDREIMRVIVDCCLQEKTFNKYYTVLASKLCSHDKNHKFSLQYCIWDRFKELDEMELNRSMNLAKLVAEMLASFSLSLATLKVVNLANPVEMTPKKTMHFRMMFETLMQKEDSLMWNVFTRIAGNPELELLRDGIVMFVRQHVIAKDQGKELAGKFKIAKKALDNSAGVLM, encoded by the exons ATGACTG gGAAGGAAGAGCAGAAGTCTCGCAAGGAGAAGCGGAAGGAAGCGAGATCGGAGAAGCACAAGCTGCGGTTTCTCTCTTGGGTTCAGCACCAG GGTGGCAAAAATAAGAAGACGGCAGTGGTGTCCATGGAACCTAGTCCAGCAGAGGAGGTAAAACCAAAGAAAGAACccaagaagaggaggagggagcctGAGGATAGCCACAAGTCCAAGTCCAAATTCCAGGAGTATCTTGAAATGGAGATGGGTGGTGCTGCTGTGGGCAGAGAGGAGGATCTGGAGATGGAGAGGAAGCTTGCAAAAAAGCTCAGGTTGAAGAAAGGAAAGCTGGGAGGTCCAGATGATGGTATGGACGATCTTTTTGCGGATCTCGGATTTTGCGGTGACTATGGTTCGGATGGTGAAACAAAAGATACTAAACCAGAAAAGAAAAAACGGAGCAGGAAAAATAAGAATCTGAAGGATGATGCAATGGAGGAGGGCAGTGGGAAGGTAGTCGATGATAGTAAGGtagacaagaagaaaaagaagaggaaaaataaGAAAGTGAAGGATGATGCTTCGGAGGAACCGGACGGTGGAGGTGTGGAAATGTCTGAAGAAAGTGATGTATCAGTTcatgaatctgaggatgaagagctTAATGCGGTTGAAACGCCCCCGGCGTCAAAGGCGAAGTATGTACCTCCTAGTCTCCGTGCTAtttctagttcagaatcagaagaaATCTCCCTGTTACGCCGAAGAGTGAGAG GACTTCTGAACAGGCTTTCCGAGTCCAATGTGGAGTCTATTACTCAGGAAGTTGCTGCAATTTTTCGC TCGGTTCCACGAGGTGTTGGCTGTCAGTTAATTGGTGATGAAGTTTTGGCAAGTTGTTCCCGGGGACCTCGTGGCAATGAACA GTATGCTGCTGTATTTGCAGCCTTTATTGCTGGTATGACATGCTTGGTTGGTATGGACTTTAGTGCCAAAATCCTTTCCTCTCTTGCGAAATCTTTTGAG GATGAGTACTCAAAAGACGATGGGTTATCAGTGAGAAATCTTATGTTACTTTTCTCTTATTTGTGCATATTCGACGTCATTGCATG CGATCTTGTGTATGATCTTCTCTCAGTGCTGAGTGAGCGCTTGACAGAGCTGGATGTCTCAACAGTGTTAACCATCCTGCAGT GCTGTGGAATGAAGCTGCGGGGAGATGACCCAGGTGCAATGAAAGATTTTGTACTCAGCATTCAGAACTCGGTAAGGCAGTCCAAATTGCGCTCAGCTGGCCGAGAAGATGGAAAAGCAGATCTACATAGTAAACGA ATGGAGTTTATGCTTGAGACGATATGTGACATTAAGAACAACAAGAAAAGGTCCAAAGAGGATCCTTCACAGCATACCCGTGTAAAAAAGTGGCTTCAAAAG CTAAAGTCAGAAGATATCCTCTTGCGCGGGCTAAAATGGAGTAAGCTGTTGGATCCTGAGAAAAAAGGGCAGTGGTGGTTGTCAGGGGATGTATCGTCCACATTAGGGAATGTTGAAGATGTTGCAGCAGTTATCAGCAAGGAGGTTGTAGAGGCACAAAAACTGGTTCAGCTTGCAGCCTCCCAGCGGATGAACACTGATATACGAAGAGCAATCTTTTGCATCATAATGAGCGCTGAAGACTATGTAGATGCTTTTGACAAGATCCTGAGGCTGGACCTATCTGGGAAGCAG GATCGAGAAATTATGAGAGTCATTGTTGACTGTTGTCTGCAAGAAAAGACTTTCAATAAATATTACACAGTCCTTGCCTCCAAGCTATGCAGCCATGACAAGAATCATAAGTTCAGTTTACAG TACTGCATCTGGGACCGTTTTAAGGAGCTAGATGAGATGGAGTTGAATCGGTCCATGAACCTTGCGAAACTAGTTGCTGAGATGCTCGCAAGCTTCTCCTTGTCGCTGGCAACACTGAAGGTTGTCAACCTGGCGAACCCAGTGGAGATGACTCCCAAAAAGACCATGCATTTCCGGATGATGTTTGAGACCTTGATGCAGAAAGAGGACTCGCTTATGTGGAACGTCTTTACCCGTATCGCCGGGAACCCGGAGCTCGAGCTGTTGAGAGATGGAATCGTGATGTTTGTCAGGCAGCATGTGATCGCCAAGGACCAAGGGAAGGAGTTGGCTGGCAAATTCAAGATTGCAAAGAAGGCGCTTGATAACTCTGCTGGAGTTTTGATGTAA
- the LOC119324932 gene encoding pentatricopeptide repeat-containing protein At2g34400-like, whose product MPSAPPVSSAVSKLHSRCHSLSTMKQLHAHLLLHHHPFPYNHFLSKLLSISSSSATTTAAAADYALLLLASHPAPTAFSFNVALRFFAASRPRVSLQLSLRMLRSALRPDAYTLPFILLAAARCPAPAFAVSAHALLQKLGLQDHDHTVHSLITMYSNLGRPRAARRVFDGILRRDVVSWNSMIKAYQAAGMKDDAARMFRAMVAEGAVPPNAVTVAVVLAACRDAGDLVLGRWLEEWVRSAGMEVGSLVGSALVGMYEKCGEMAEARRVFDAIADKDNVAWNALITGYAQNGMSKEAISLFHSMRQAGACPDKITLVGVLSACAAVGALELGTELDRYASQRGFYNNVYVGTALVDMYSKCGDLTRAIQVFEKLPCKNEASWNALICGLAFNGRGHEAIRQFELMRKQEGLRTDDITFIGVLSACVHAGLLKDGRRWFDSLTSEFQIIPKIEHYSCMVDLLARAGHLEEAWDFIEKIPGKADVVMLGALLAACRKCKNVEVSVKVINRIMLLEPSNSWNYVVSSKIYASSDRLDDSARMRGLMRERGVSKIPGCSWIEVSGRVLEFYAGDEPQHGAEDMYQLLDMLVDEMRLEGYVPNLDLV is encoded by the exons ATGCCCAGCGCGCCACCCGTCTCCTCCGCCGTCTCCAAGCTCCACTCGCGATGCCACTCCCTCTCCACCATGAAGCAGCTGCatgcccacctcctcctccaccaccaccccttCCCGTACAACCACTTCCTCTCCAAGCTCctatccatctcctcctcctccgccaccaccaccgccgccgccgccgactacgCGCTCCTCCTGCTCGCCTCGCACCCGGCCCCCACCGCATTCTCCTTCAACGTCGCCCTCCGCTTCTTCGCCGCCTCCCGCCCGCGCGTCTCCCTCCAGCTCTCCCTCCGCATGCTCCGCTCCGCGCTCCGCCCTGACGCCTACACGCTCCCTTtcatcctcctcgccgccgcccggtGCCCCGCGCCGGCCTTCGCCGTCTCGGCGCACGCGCTCCTGCAGAAGCTCGGGCTGCAGGACCACGACCACACCGTCCACTCCCTCATCACCATGTACTCCAACCTCggccgcccccgcgccgcccgcAGGGTGTTCGACGGAATCCTCCGGCGGGACGTCGTGTCCTGGAACTCCATGATAAAGGCGTATCAGGCGGCGGGGATGAAGGACGATGCGGCGCGCATGTTCCGCGCGATGGTCGCCGAGGGCGCGGTGCCGCCCAACGCGGTGACCGTGGCGGTCGTGCTCGCGGCGTGCAGGGACGCCGGAGACCTGGTGCTTGGTAGGTGGTTGGAGGAGTGGGTGAGATCCGCGGGGATGGAGGTGGGATCGCTCGTCGGCTCGGCTCTCGTTGGGATGTACGAGAAGTGTGGGGAGATGGCGGAGGCGAGGAGAGTGTTCGACGCCATCGCTGACAAGGATAATGTCGCTTGGAATGCCTTGATCACTGG GTACGCTCAGAACGGCATGTCAAAGGAAGCCATTTCCTTATTTCACAGCATGCGGCAAGCAGGGGCATGTCCAGATAAGATAACCTTGGTAGGGGTGCTCTCGGCCTGTGCTGCAGTTGGTGCTCTGGAGCTAGGCACTGAACTTGACCGCTATGCCTCACAAAGAGGCTTCTACAACAATGTCTACGTTGGGACTGCTTTAGTGGATATGTACTCAAAGTGTGGAGACCTTACTAGAGCCATACAAGTGTTTGAAAAATTGCCATGCAAGAATGAAGCTTCATGGAACGCCTTGATTTGTGGTCTTGCCTTTAATGGGCGAGGCCATGAAGCTATTCGGCAGTTTGAATTGATGAGGAAGCAGGAAGGGCTCCGGACAGACGATATCACTTTCATAGGAGTACTTTCTGCCTGTGTGCATGCAGGGTTGCTGAAAGACGGTCGGCGTTGGTTCGATTCCTTGACATCTGAGTTCCAAATCATTCCCAAGATCGAGCACTACTCATGCATGGTTGATTTATTGGCACGTGCCGGACATTTAGAAGAAGCATGGGATTTCATTGAGAAGATCCCTGGTAAGGCAGATGTGGTGATGTTGGGGGCTTTGCTTGCCGCTTGTCGGAAATGCAAAAATGTTGAGGTCAGTGTCAAGGTCATCAACAGGATCATGCTGCTGGAGCCCTCAAACTCGTGGAACTATGTGGTTTCATCCAAGATATATGCAAGCTCGGATAGATTGGATGACTCTGCACGGATGAGAGGGCTGATGAGGGAGAGAGGTGTCAGCAAAATTCCAGGTTGCAGCTGGATTGAAGTTAGCGGCAGAGTTCTTGAATTCTATGCAGGGGATGAACCACAGCACGGTGCGGAGGATATGTATCAACTCCTTGACATGCTTGTTGATGAGATGAGACTGGAGGGATATGTTCCAAATCTTGATCTGGTTTAA
- the LOC119324941 gene encoding probable calcium-binding protein CML22 yields MGGTASRLAAPIKHRRVERELDNKVAEALRERAKARTKTFRSVNSITMRLPRFKDGLKDIRDVFDHYDTDSNGTIDNEELRSCLSKLEVRMSEKEADDVHRYCDVDSRKGIQFQEFVVLICLMYLLFGPNVTRRVSEFESDKLNYIFDELIDAFLFFNRDGDGKVTRKDVTQRMNEESDRERTPTHITTQLFKEMDLNKNGKVNLKEFLFSMIRWAGLEPEEGDESNDTSP; encoded by the exons ATGGGGGGCACGGCGTCGAGGCTCGCCGCCCCGATAAAGCACCGGCGGGTGGAGAGGGAGCTGGACAACAAGGTGGCGGAGGCGCTGCGGGAGCGGGCCAAGGCGAGGACGAAGACGTTCCGGTCGGTGAACAGCATCACCATGCGCCTCCCTCGCTTCAAGGACGGCCTCAAGGACATCCGGGACGTCTTCGACCACTACG ACACGGACTCCAACGGGACGATCGACAACGAGGAGCTGCGGAGCTGCCTGAGCAAGCTCGAGGTGCGCATGTCGGAGAAGGAGGCCGACGACGTGCACCGCTACTGCGACGTCGACAGCCGCAAGGGGATCCAGTTCCAGGAGTTCGTCGTGCTCATCTGCCTCATGTACCTGCTCTTCGGCCCCAACGTCACGCGCCGG GTTTCCGAGTTCGAGTCGGACAAGCTCAACTACATCTTCGACGAGCTCATCGACGCCTTCCTCTTCTTCAACAGGGACGGCGACGGCAAGGTGACAAGGAAAGACGTCACCCAGAGGATGAACGAGGAGTCTGACCGGGAGAGGACGCCCACCCACATAACCACACAGCTCTTCA AGGAGATGGACCTGAACAAGAACGGCAAGGTGAACCTCAAGGAGTTCCTCTTCTCCATGATCAGATGGGCAGGGCTCGAGCCTGAGGAAGGAGATGAAAGCAACGACACTTCTCCCTAG